The following proteins are co-located in the Macadamia integrifolia cultivar HAES 741 chromosome 3, SCU_Mint_v3, whole genome shotgun sequence genome:
- the LOC122073666 gene encoding uncharacterized protein LOC122073666, whose product MMVEFAKNLANFAASTGKKHVIILSSLDSGKRQKLDMLSEMQIYYLSTVNSDGTDNDCERIGWKKLQEYNPLQRSWKYLDDLAKGESLLEDNLSIEDELGDEDYFPSLPFSAIFSCCKVLFCFYYKFIARYCFEVQQC is encoded by the exons ATGATGGTTGAATTTGCAAAGAATTTGGCCAATTTTGCAGCATCCACTGGGAAGAAGCATGTTATTATTCTTTCTAGCTTAGACTCAGGGAAACGGCAAAAACTTGATATGTTAAG CGAAATGCAGATTTATTACCTTTCAACCGTCAATAGCGATGGAACAGATAATGATTGTGAAAGGATAGGATGGAAAAAGCTGCAAGAGTACAATCCTCTTCAAAGGAGCTGGAAGTATCTTGATGATTTAGCGAAAGGAGAATCTTTGTTAGAGGATAATTTGTCTATCGAGGATGAACTGGGAGATGAGGACTATTTCCCCAGTTTGCCTTTTTCTGCAATATTCTCTTGCTGcaaggttttgttttgtttttattataagTTCATTGCTAGGTATTGTTTTGAAGTCCAACAATGTTAA